The following DNA comes from Capsicum annuum cultivar UCD-10X-F1 chromosome 7, UCD10Xv1.1, whole genome shotgun sequence.
AAATTCATACTCATCCTAAGTTGACCCTTGTGGAACGAACATTAAaatttagccgaatcaaaggctctttgCTCACTTTGCTCTAAAGGACTCTTATGGATATCTTTCACCTAAAAATTACTTCACACACTtgaataatgatcatgaaactagagtttatacacataggaatgaaGGTACGATTTCTAGCTTAAAAACGtcgggtgttacaatatctcccccgtgGGAacgttcgtcctcgaataatggaTTGGAAATTATTGAGATTTTAgaagtatgaaataatgtagaCATGAAATGTCTGCTAACGAAGGATATAACTGAGTTGAAATATTAAAACTTCTAACATGAAATTAATTTCTAAGCTGACTTGACTCTATTGACTTATAAGGGGCTGATTCATGCTGAGTgattagaactcacttgaaatgctAATGATATGATATTACATTTAGAATTTCAAAGTGATAACTGCTGTAATAATATTCCATGAGTTACTATAGATGGAATAAAGTACGTAACTTTTCATTAGGAATTGTTCCTCAACAGAACACGTATAGGAAATCAAAATAAGAGGGATTCACGGTATCTCCAAGTATATTAtgtaagcacaaatcatgagacAACGAAACTAAGATCGTGTAATGGGTATTACACTGTTTGAACTGGAATACTTgaaaaactaagatcattcactaaacacttatgaactgaatcataactAAATATCTGAACTGTAgatatgatgcatggactgaactgaattacCCATGGAATGagcatactcatgaaacttcggatagtGAGACTAGatagaaaaatggaaaaccaTGGGAACTTGTctacctgactgctaaactaaattgctggctGTACAGACTGAAGCATATTGAGAGCTCATACTCAattagagtatttcttcaacactctttgcaagaagttctaataacatttaGGGAGCAAacaatcttgggcatgatctgaatacaATATCTAAATAAGGAAAAACATGGCTACAACTTTATGACATGGAATATAAGCCTATagaacataagctaggataaaaTTACTAAGCCTTAGGCAACAACTGCTAACtctcaagcttagccacacttctaaaatactccctcATCTATAAttttcccttaaataccatgctcatttgattcaacttataattctcacatgggcttATATAACTATTCTAGCCAAAGTCTGAGTCGAGCTACATACTCTCACCACATTCAAGATTAACCcgaaatcacaaggtactacacatgacaccataatactagtctgaaccatgaattctcATCTCTAGGATAACTCTTCTTatcacttcaacaactaaattcaacctcttactaggaactcATTAGCGCACAAGACATTCATCCACTTATCTACTGTTAGAGGAAGGTCTATTGGAGTCTTAGAATCTAATAGTTCCATCAAGGTAAGATCAAGAAAACTTTTAACTATGCGCCTTTTCTATCGAGGCAAGATCATTTTATGAACTACATCAAAATAGAACTGATAGAGAGGGGACATATCATTTTTCATGACCCTACGATGAGAGGAAAGAAGAGGATTCTCAGAAAATTTTCTACAGATATCAAGAGCGGCTGGAAGATTATCAAGAGGTGTCCAAGATCCCTTTACATAATGACACCAACCACCAGTTGGAACACTGAGAATTCTGCCCAGATCAGCAGGATAAAAATTGATAGTTTTCCCATGAACTGTGGTTGAAAACATTTCCCCAATTGCAACTCCATTGGTATAAAAATCATACACCTCatttttaccaaatcttttcTGATGATTACCTTGAAGAAACAAGGATGACTACCCCTGTGCTGTCAGTTTTGAAACTAACGTATCCATAGCAGGACCCCCAAACCCAGTGATAACTCTTTCTCTAGTCATCTTTCATTTCTGAAAGTGTAGAACATAGTCTGACTGAGAAGTTTTATCAGCAGCAGTATCAACATGAGTATCATCATTAGAGTCAATGGAAGTAGGAGGAACAGGAGGAGTATCAGGAAGATAGTCTGAATTTGAGTCAGATGGGAAGTAGCTTTTAGAGAAACTTTAGAGGAGGTGGACCCTTGACCAGTAGTGACTTTGATAGTAGATTTTGAGGATGATGAGGGTTTGGGAGAGGAGAAGGACTTTGAGGGTTTTGCtatgatattcttgaattttcttttgaagcGGGGAATAATATTAGGAGAGGGCTCACATGGGGGAGTAGAAGTAGTAGACACTACTCGTTTCTTTTTACTTGCCCTAAGTGCCTCTTCCAAAGAAGCATCTTCTCTTTATTTCCATCCCCGAGTATGTGGAGTTCGAGATGAATGGATGACAGAAGAAGATTTTACCTGAGTATCGATATCAACATCAATGGGGACAGAAGATGGTTTTCTTTTTAGAGTTGAGTATGACTGTCTAGGTATAAGATCAACAATGGGAATGTCATCGCGATCAAGGAGCTGAAGAGGAAGCACAGGTAATGGTAAGGGTTTTAAAAAAGAGAGGGTTTGAAGAAGAAGTGAAAGGATAGTTGTGGTGGAGGTTTAAACAATGAAAAATCGGATAACTTGATAGGGATTTGGGGTTGGATAAGAGAAGGTAAAGTAATGTTTGGGTGAAGAATAATTTGGGTTGAAGGTTTTATTTCAGATTTTGTGAAGGAAGGAGAGAATGAGGAAGACGCCatagatttttggattttcagaGATTGAGAAAGAAGTGGAGATGGAAGAGAAAAGAAGGTGTGTATTTAAGATTAATGAGAAGGAAGTTGAAACATGAAGGGACTGTGATACAAAGAAGCGTGTTGATGTAGAGGTTTTGTACTGATGAAAAAGGTCTGTCAGCCTTTTGAAGAAGATAACTGTTGGGTTTTGGCGGTTATAATCATGACAGAGTGAACCATGTAGATGACTTGTTTCTCTTAATGCTACTATGGAAAACAATaatcataccttgtgttctgattAGTCCATGACCACTAGTGCCTTAATGATCCTGTCGATCTGCAAAAAATAACACATAATTATACCATCTTGctttaaaatcttggaattaggatacaTAACTAAATatgtaagactgaattaatcaacacTCACTAAGGCATAGcatattctagtcaatcattgagggagctttatacaattttaatcatccctaatgctaacctatttttttcaaagtggtctctactcaaagccttagtaaatatgtcagcaatttgttcctcagttgaacaaaacataattgatatatttcctttttcaatattatctctaAGGAAGTGATGGtaaatatcaatatgcttagttctcTTATGTTGGACAGGATTTTTGGCTATGTTTATGGCACTTGTGTTATCACAAAAAATGGGAACACAACCTACATCTACCCTAAAATCCAtgagttgttgtttgatccataacAACTTGGCACAGCATGACCCAGCAGCAACGTATTCAGCCTCAACAGTAGACAAGGCTACTAAATTTTGCTTCTTTGTGGATCAAGTAATCAAACATGATCCCAAGAAGTGTGCCATACCTGTAGTGCTTTTCCTGTCCACCAGATATCTCGCATAATCAGCATCAGAGTATCCTACCAAGTTAAATTTACTACTTTTGGGATACCACAAGCCAAGATCACTGATTTCTTTTAAGTATCTGaagattttttttacaaattttaaatgtGATTATTTTGGCTTAGCTTGAAACCTTGTACATAGCCCTACACTAAACACAATTTCAAGCCTGCTTGCTGTGAGGTACAATAATAACCCTATCATACCTTGATACATCTTTTGCTCTACATCTGAACCTATTTCATCCAAGTCTAGCTTTGTGGCAGTAGCAATAGGAGTACTTATCTCTTTTGCCTCTtccatggagaatttcttgagattCTCTTTGATATACTTCTGTTGGTGAATCATTATTCCTGAGACTGACTGCTTTATTTGCAAGCCAAAAAACTAATTTAGCtctcccatcatgctcatctcaaattcataactcatgagtttggcaaaCTCATGAGTCATAAGCATATttgttgagccaaaaataatatcatgcaCTTACACTTGCACAACTGACAAATCCTtcccattagttttcaagaaaaaggtattgtcaattttacctctggtaTGTCCATGTTCCAATAGAAATTTGGATAGTCTTTTATACCAAGCTCCTGgagcttgtttcaatccatacaaAGCTTTGTCCAGCTTGTAGACATAGTCTAAAAACTCCTTGCTTTCAAATCCTGGGGGTTACTTAACATATACTTCTTCCTTGAGAATGCCATTCAGAAATGTACTCTTCATATCCATCTGATACAAAATAAACTCCATGTAAGAAGTAAAGACAACAAGTAATCTTATAGCTTCATGTCTAGCTACAGGAGCAAAGAtctcatcaaagtcaattccttcttcttgattgtatccttgaaCCACCAGTCTTGCCTTGTTTCTTGTGACtattccatgctcatcaactttatttctgtacacccacttagtcccAATTACTGATCTTTCTTTTGGAAGAGGAACTAAGTGccatactttgcttctctcaaattGGTTTAAATCATCCTGCATAACTATGATCCAATCAACATCAAGCAATGCCTCAGTTACCTTGTTTGGCTCTATCTCTGACAGAAATGCCTTGAATGCACACATACTTCTTAGTTTAGATCTTGTGGTGCTACCAGAATTGAGATCAGTAAGTACATTTTCAATAGGGTGTGAGCCTTGATATTTGAATCCTTTTGGGATCAAGCCAAGTGAGCTGCTAGGATCATTACTGATGTTCTGATGAGAGTCAGTTGATGGTTTAGTTCCCCCTATCACTGTACCTTCGCTTCAGTTCCTCATGAAAATACCTCCAAGTTTGACTGTTTCAGTCGCTGGAATATGTTGTGCAACCTGTTCCTCAGTATCACTTCCTTTCTGCAGGTTAGTCTTATCATAGAATTCATCAAACATCATATGCATGCTTTTTTCAAAACATTTGGATCTGTTATTCAAAACCCTATAGGCTTTACTATATGgtgaataacctaagaagatCCCCTCATCACTTTTGGCATCAAATTTTCCAAGATTATCCTTaccattattatgtatgaaacattTGCTGCCAAAAGTTCTAAAGTGAGAAATGTTAGGCTTTCTACCTTTTAGTAACTCATATGGAGTCTTTGTCTAACATTGGTCTGATCATGCACCTATTCATAATATATGCTGCAGTACTCATTGCCTCAGCCCATAGTTTTTTGGCAACATTTGCTGCAAGAAAATTGTcctagccatatcttccaaggttctatttttcctctccaccactccattttgttgtggtgttctaggagctgaGAAGTTATGGTCTATTCCTTGTgatgaaaaaaatccaaaaattttgcATTCTCAAATTCCGTTCCATGGTCagaccttatggaaactaatAAAGTGCccaatattttttccattttcttgatgaaaatttcaaagacatcaaaggcatcttctttataggctagaaacaaagtctaggtgaacctggaataatcatcaacaattacaaaaacatacctttttccacctcttcTTTGTTGTCTCGTTGGTCCACACAAGTCCATATGAACCAGTTCAACACACTTGGTAGTACTAACATGATGCTTTGACTTAAATGAAGATCCTACCTTCTTTCCCCTTACACATtcactacataacttttcttccttaaacttggtTTTAGGTAACCCCAATACTATGTCTTTGGATGAAAGTATGTCTAGTCGTTTTAGACTTACATGTCCAAGTCTTTTGTACCAAAGGAGGGGATCAGTTGCTATTGCACTTAGACAAGTCAACTCAGGTCCAGGTACTGCCATTAAGTCTGCTTTGTACACGTTTCTGTATCTCCTTGCAGTAAGCACAATTTCTTTGGTATCCATTCTTTTGACTTTAACCCCTGCAGCAgtaaaaattactttattacctttgtcatATAATTATGAGATGCTCAGCAAGTTATGCTTTAATCCTTGCACAAGATACACATCTTCTACAGCTTTTGAATTCGATGTGCCAATTTTCCCAACTCCAGTGATGATTCCCTTTTTTCGTTTCCAAAAGAAACTCGTCCTCcatctattttggagagtgaaaggaactttttcttgTCGCCAGTCATATGTCTTGAGCATGCACTATCTAAGTACCAGTACTTTTTGGTTTCCTTTATCATCTCTGCAAGATAGATCAATggttagatttaggaacccagACTAGCTTGGGCCCTGTTTTGTTggtaaaaggatgaattaaattcCTTCTAGTCCATGCAGGAAACACGTAACctgacctgtttctctgaccaaTTTTAGTGCTTGTATTTTTAGTCTGAGAAAGGTTTGTTGCTAGATTCTGGCTTCTAATTATACTGGTTGCAGCCACAGTACATTCAGTAGTAGGATGCCCAAGATTGCCACAGATATAACATAGATTTTGCAGATTATCAGCTTTTTTAAAAAACCTAAACCTGCTTTTTCATTATGATTTATTTCACTCAActgatgaacaattcttgaagaatttgtccatcTGTTAACTCTTTACAAGTCCAACTTTAACTTGGAAActtcttgacttagcttatttattttttcagtcaAATTATGACATTCTTGTTTGTACTTAGTTAACTCAAGTTCAgccttttcttgttctttactcatggccCTTTTACCATTTTCAGTGAGTGTTAATTTaagaacttcagacttaagatcattatttgaagactCTAGAAATGTGACTTGGTTCTTGAGAGTGTAATTTTGTTTTTCAACAGAATGTTTGCAAACTTTCAAATCAATGAAATCAAATTTTAGACTTGCAAGGCTATTGAACagttcatccctatcagaagttaattcttggagaCTGTCAATTGAATCACTCATCATGGAAACAAGTTTAGTTTTAGAAAACAGATGCattttttctttgagttcaagtaaaCTTACCTCAGGAGCATTATCTTCTTCCTCAATGTCTGAatctccaaaagccataaatgctgtctcatcaacttcatcatcatcagaGTCAGATCCCCCATGCAGCTATCATGgcatgtttttttttcctttcttttggccctttctttttgttccttttctaccctttcctttctccattctatttcccataGATGACATTCTTTGATATGATGATCAGTCTTTCCACACTTGTAACATCcattttgattattatttgaacGCTTCTTGGTACCTGTTCCCTTATTCTTCCTGAAGAACTTGCTGAAATTCTtggttatgaaggcaacttgctccttatcaagttcaaattcatcatcactatcagaagcttTTAAAGATAAGATCTTCTCAGGGGCTGCTTGTTCTTTgattccatcaatttccatttcataggTCCTTAAGTTTCCTACAAGTTCATCCAGGGTCAACCCTTCAAGCTCTTTATTTGCCTCCCTAATTACAGTCaccttaacattccattttgatttagGTAACACCCTCAGTACCTTTTTAACTTGTTCTTCCTcagaaataacttttcctaacGAAGTTAACTCGTTTGTTAAAGTGGTAAgacttgtcatcatctcatgaagtgttttattttccttcattttgaatgcCTCATATTCAGTAAATAGGAGAGCaattctgaattttcttacttgggAGGTACCTTCATGAGCATTTACTAGTGCATCCCAAATTCGCTTAGCCATAGTACAGGTGAATATCCTGTTATATTCAGCTGGTCCTAGACCACACACCAAGATGTTTTTGGCCTTCGCATTTTTCTTTAAAGCCAACAGGTCAtcaggagtaaattcactccttactttcttgacttaTACTCCATCAACAGTCTTTATTGGAATAGTGGGACCATCAGTAATCCTgtcccataattcatagtctttACCTTGAATGAACATCTCCATCCTTGTTTTCCACCAGATAAAAtaagaaccatcaaagagtggaggtctagtggTTGACTGACCCT
Coding sequences within:
- the LOC124885769 gene encoding uncharacterized protein LOC124885769, translated to MAKRIWDALVNAHEGTSQVRKFRIALLFTEYEAFKMKENKTLHEMMTSLTTLTNELTSLGKVISEEEQVKKVLRVLPKSKWNVKVTVIREANKELEGLTLDELVGNLRTYEMEIDGIKEQAAPEKILSLKASDIDETAFMAFGDSDIEEEDNAPEVSLLELKEKMHLFSKTKLVSMMSDSIDSLQELTSDRDELFNSLASLKFDFIDLKVCKHSVEKQNYTLKNQVTFLESSNNDLKSEVLKLTLTENGKRAMSKEQEKAELELTKFRFFKKADNLQNLCYICGNLGHPTTECTVAATSIIRSQNLATNLSQTKNTSTKIGQRNRSEMIKETKKYWYLDSACSRHMTGDKKKFLSLSKIDGGRVSFGNEKRESSLELGKLAHRIQKL